DNA sequence from the Streptomyces canus genome:
CCAGTACGGCAAGGAGCACCTGGAGAGCCGGGGCGTGGAGATCTACCTCTCCACCTCGATGGACTCCTGCGTCGACGGCCACGTGGTCCTCAAGAACGGCCTCGAGGTCGACTCCAGCACCATCGTGTGGACCGCCGGCGTCAAGCCGAACCCGGTCCTGGCCCGCTACGGCCTCCCGCTGGGCCCGCGTGGTCACGTCGACGCCCAGCCGACCCTCCAGGTCACCGGCACCGACTACATCTGGGCCGCGGGCGACAACGCCCAGGTCCCGGACGTCGCCGCCCGCAAGGCCGGGGTCGAGAACGCCTGGTGCCCGCCGAACGCCCAGCACGCGCTGCGGCAGGCGCGGGTCCTCGGCGACAACGTGATCTCCGGGATGCGGGGCTTCCCGCAGAAGGACTACAGCCACTCCAACAAGGGTGCTGTCGCGGGTCTCGGCCTGCACAAGGGCGTCGCGATGATCGTCATGGGCAAGATGAAGATCAAGCTCAAGGGTCGTCTCGCCTGGTACATGCACCGCGGCTACCACGGTCTGGCCATGCCGACCTGGAACCGCAAGGTCCGCGTCTTCGCCGACTGGACCCTCGGTATGTTCCTCAAGCGCGAGGTCGTCTCCCTCGGCGCGATGGAGCACCCGCGCGAGGAGTTCTACGAGGCCGCGAGGCCCGTGCCGGCCGCCGAGCCCAAGAAGACCGAGGCGA
Encoded proteins:
- a CDS encoding NAD(P)/FAD-dependent oxidoreductase, which translates into the protein MSTTERPRILVVGGGYVGLYAARRILKKMRYGEATVTVVDPRSYMTYQPFLPETAAGNISPRHVVVPLRRVLPKAEVLTGRVTTIDQDRKVASIAPLVGEAYELPFDYLVIALGAVSRTFPIPGLAEQGIGMKGIEEAIGLRNHVLEQLDKADSTTDEEIRRKALTFVFVGGGFAGAETIGEVEDMARDAAKYYSNVSREDMRFILVDAADKILPEVGPKLGQYGKEHLESRGVEIYLSTSMDSCVDGHVVLKNGLEVDSSTIVWTAGVKPNPVLARYGLPLGPRGHVDAQPTLQVTGTDYIWAAGDNAQVPDVAARKAGVENAWCPPNAQHALRQARVLGDNVISGMRGFPQKDYSHSNKGAVAGLGLHKGVAMIVMGKMKIKLKGRLAWYMHRGYHGLAMPTWNRKVRVFADWTLGMFLKREVVSLGAMEHPREEFYEAARPVPAAEPKKTEAKAS